The DNA window CTTCTGCGTCATAGCCGAAAAGCCAAGAAGCGATGCCCTTCTCAGCGCCGGAAAGGATGCCACCGCCCCACACCATGTGCGAGAGCGGGAAGTACACCAGCGTGGCCCAGATGCCACCGAACAACAACCACGTCCCGAACTTCATCCGCTCGGCGACGGCGCCACTGATCAGCGCGACCGTGATCACGGCGAAGGTGAGCTGGAAACCCATCCAGACAATCGCGGGCACCGAGCCGAATCCGCCGAGCACGTAAAGCGTCTCGTCGCCGACCTCCTGGGTTTCTAGAAGCTGACTCACTCCGAATAACGAAAGCGGACTGTCGAAGAAGAGGCCCGGGTCAGCGTCAGTGTGTGCCGAAGCGAACGACATCGAGTAGCCCCACAGGATGTAGATGACGCTGACAACTCCGATGGAGCCGAATGACATCATCATCATGTTGAGTACCGACTTCTGCCGGGACAGTCCACCGTAGAAAAACGCCAGCCCCGGCGTCATGAACAACACCAGCGCTGCGGCGGTCAGTACCCAGGCGGTGTCGCCCGAGCTCAGCCCGTCAGGGCCGAACGGTGCGAATGCATCGTCAGGTAGTACTAGAGGTACGGCTGATACCACTTTGTGTGAACCTCCTTGCGAAATGCGCCGACAGATCGGCCTCACGAAGAGACTCTGTTCCACGCGTTTCGCCGGTGATGCGTTCACGTTTCGGCAATGTGAACGCAACCGCGAACCCGGTTACGCTCATGTTTCGCTGGCGAAAAGGCATGGATAATGTGGCGCGGAGCGGCGCCGCATCAGCCGAGCAGCGCGTCGACGTACGCGGCGGGCTCGAATGGCGCAAGGTCGTCGGGGCCCTCGCCAAGACCGACGAGTTTCACGGGCACACCCAGCTCCTGCTGCACACGGAACACGATTCCGCCCTTGGCGGTGCCGTCGAGTTTGGTGAGCACCACACCGGTGATGTCAACGACTTCGGCAAACACGCGGGCCTGCGGCAGACCGTTCTGACCGATCGTGGCGTCGAGTACCAGCAGCACCTCGTCGACCTCAGCGCGCCGGCTCACCACCCGTTTGATCTTGCCCAATTCGTCCATCAGGCCCGTTTTGGTGTGGAGGCGCCCCGCGGTGTCGATGACGACGACGTCGGCGCCTGCCTCGACACCGGCGTCCACCGCGTCGAACGCCACCGACGCCGGGTCAGCGCCCTCGGGGCCGCGCACCACTTGGGCTCCGACTCGAGACGCCCAACTCTGGAGCTGGTCGGCAGCGGCGGCGCGAAAGGTGTCGGCTGCTCCCAGCACGACGCGGCGGCCGTCGGCCACCAGCACCCGTGCGAGCTTGCCCACGGTCGTCGTCTTGCCGGTGCCGTTGACGCCGACGACAAGTAGCACCGACGGCTTGTCGGCGTGTGGAAGCGCCTTGATGGAGCGGTCCAGGTCGGGTCGCAACTCCTCGATCAGTACCTCGCGCAGCACCTCACGGGCTTGCGCCTCGGTACGCACGCGACTGCTGGCCATCCGCGACCGCAACGCGGTGACGACCGATTCGGTCGCCACGGGGCCCAGATCGGCGATCAGGAGCGTGTCCTCGACGTCCTGCCAGGAGTCTTCGTCTAGGTCACCTGCGCCGAGCAGGCCGAGCATGCTGCGACCCATCGCGTTCTGCGACTTGGCAAGCCGCCCCCGCAGCCTCTCCAACCGGCCGTCCGCCGGCGCGATCTCGTCAAGCGCCCGCGCCTTCGGCTCGATATCGGCAGGTGCCGCAGGCGGTTCTTCGACTACCGGCGGCTCGGGCAGCTTGACGTCCGCGATGGGCCGCTTCGGAGCGTCGCGCGGGATGGTGGCATCATCGCCGACGGCGGGCAGCCCGCTGGTGTCGATCCGTTCGACCGGCTCAGCTGGTGCTGACTGCGAGAATGTGATGGTTGACGAGGCGGTATAGCCGCCAGAGCGGTCGACAGGAGTAGCGGTGTCTGCAGACGACAAGCGGATCTGTCGGCGCCGATACCGCACCAGGCCCACGACGAGCGCGGCAATGAGCAGTACAGCGATGACCGCGACCGCGATCCACACACCAATCTCGACAGATCCCGTCACCACGTCATTGTGTCAGGAGGGGTAACCGGTGACTTCTGCGCCCGGGAGCTCCGGCGGTCTCATGGAAACCCGCAAACGACGACACATCGACGTGTGCCTGAGCGAGGCTGTCGACTTCCAGACGGTGACCACCGGCTTGGAGCGCTATCAGTTGCCCTACAACGCGCTCACGCAGACCGACCTCGGGTCCGTCGAGCTCAGAACAGATTTCCTGGGCATGCGCTTACACGCTCCGGTGCTCATCGGTCCGATGACCGGTGGCGCCGAGCTGTCCGGCACCATCAATCGCAACCTGGCCGGCGCGGCCCAGCAGCTCGGCATCGGCATGATGCTGGGATCGCAGCGCATCATGCTCGACGACGGTTCGGCCTCGGCCACCTTCCGTGTACGCGACATAGCGCCCGACGTTCTGCTGATCGGCAACATCGGGCTCAGCCAACTGACCGCGCAGACCATGCCCGCGCTGGTCAAGGCGTTGGATCAGGTCAACGCCAATGCCCTTGCGGTGCATGCAAATCCGCTGCAGGAAGCCATGCAACACAAGGGCGACACCGACTTCTCGGGTTCGATCGAACGCCTGCGTGACGTCGCGGGGTCCATCGGCTATCCGGTGATGCTCAAGGAGGTCGGCCACGGTATCGGAGCCAGGGCGGCCGCGGAACTTGCAGACTGCCCGATCGCGGCGGTGGATGTCGCCGGGGCCGGCGGTACATCCTGGGCGCGCGTCGAGCAGTTCGTCCGGTACGGCGAGATCCGCTATCCGGCGCTTGCCGAGTGGGGAATTCCGACCGCACAGGCACTACTGGAAGTTCGGCGCACGCTGCCCGGCGTTCCACTGGTTGCTTCTGGCGGCATCCGCACCGGGATGGACGCGGCCAAGGCGCTCGCGCTCGGCGCCGATATGGTGTCGGTTGCTCGTCCTCTGCTGGCACCGGCGATCGAATCGTCTGCCGCCGTGACGGATTGGCTGCAACGCTTCATCGACGAGCTCCTGATCTGCCTGCACGGCTGCGGCGCGGCGAACCTCACCGAACTCCGCGAGGGCGGCGTCACCCCGCTGTGATTTGTGCACGGAAATCGGCGTTCAGCGCCGGAAATCGTGCACAAATCGCCACTAGTTGGCGGCGCCCACCAGCTCCTGGCCGCGCATGCGCTGGCTGATCACAGCGGTAATGCCGTCGTCACGCATCGTCACGCCGTAGAGCGCGTCGGCGATCTCCATCGTCGGCTTCTGGTGCGTGATGACGAGCAGCTGCGACTGACTGCGCAGCTGTTCGAACAGACCGAGCAGACGGCGCAGGTTCACGTCGTCGAGCGCGGCCTCCACCTCGTCCATGACATAGAACGGCGACGGCCGAGCACGGAAGATGGCCACCAGCATCGCGACAGCGG is part of the Mycolicibacterium tusciae JS617 genome and encodes:
- the ftsY gene encoding signal recognition particle-docking protein FtsY codes for the protein MTGSVEIGVWIAVAVIAVLLIAALVVGLVRYRRRQIRLSSADTATPVDRSGGYTASSTITFSQSAPAEPVERIDTSGLPAVGDDATIPRDAPKRPIADVKLPEPPVVEEPPAAPADIEPKARALDEIAPADGRLERLRGRLAKSQNAMGRSMLGLLGAGDLDEDSWQDVEDTLLIADLGPVATESVVTALRSRMASSRVRTEAQAREVLREVLIEELRPDLDRSIKALPHADKPSVLLVVGVNGTGKTTTVGKLARVLVADGRRVVLGAADTFRAAAADQLQSWASRVGAQVVRGPEGADPASVAFDAVDAGVEAGADVVVIDTAGRLHTKTGLMDELGKIKRVVSRRAEVDEVLLVLDATIGQNGLPQARVFAEVVDITGVVLTKLDGTAKGGIVFRVQQELGVPVKLVGLGEGPDDLAPFEPAAYVDALLG
- the fni gene encoding type 2 isopentenyl-diphosphate Delta-isomerase, which produces METRKRRHIDVCLSEAVDFQTVTTGLERYQLPYNALTQTDLGSVELRTDFLGMRLHAPVLIGPMTGGAELSGTINRNLAGAAQQLGIGMMLGSQRIMLDDGSASATFRVRDIAPDVLLIGNIGLSQLTAQTMPALVKALDQVNANALAVHANPLQEAMQHKGDTDFSGSIERLRDVAGSIGYPVMLKEVGHGIGARAAAELADCPIAAVDVAGAGGTSWARVEQFVRYGEIRYPALAEWGIPTAQALLEVRRTLPGVPLVASGGIRTGMDAAKALALGADMVSVARPLLAPAIESSAAVTDWLQRFIDELLICLHGCGAANLTELREGGVTPL